Within Waddliaceae bacterium, the genomic segment ACACCACCGACTACCAGGCACGACGCCTCAGCGCGCGATATAAAAACGCCGAAGGCAAGACTGAATTCGTCCATACTGTCAACAACACAGGCTTCGCAATAGGAAGGACGCTTATAGCGATAATGGAGAACTTCCAAAACGAAGACGGCACAATAACGATACCTGAAGTCCTACGGCAGTATGTCGGCAAAGATGTGATAACACCACTATGATACGAAAAAAACACCATAGCATAAAACCTTCGTCGGCACGACAGGCGGCATTCGTAGCAATACTAGCATCGTGGAACGAAGAAGCTTTCGTCAGCGATACTCTAAAGCGCTGGAAAGAAGACGCCAAACCAGCATATAAAGATTTCCGGCTGGCACAAGAGATAGCAGCAGGGACGACGCGTATGCGTTTGGCCCTCGACGCTATAGCACGCACCCTTTCTAAGAAGATATCGCTAAAACGTCCGGGGAAAGCCCTCCTATATATGGCGATATACCAACACCATTATATGGATCGCATACCTCTATACGCCATCGCCGACGAGACAATAGCTATAGCAAAAAAGATATGCTATAAAAACGATGTCGCTTTCATAAACGCTATGATGCGTAAGCTCGAGACCTCGAAAAAAACACTGCCGGAAGGCGATTCCGCCGAAGCGATTAGCGTACGATATTCATACCCGCAATACTTCGTAGAGAAGCTCATCACAAGCTATGGCATAGAAAAAGCAAAAGATATCCTTACAGCAGGAAATACCACGCCAACGACGATGGTACGCCTTCGTGGTGATGCACCAGCCATAAAAGCTATGACGCTTATCACTGAAAAGCCATGCCGTATGGCACGTATTGACGATGGCTCTATAATCACTGGCATCAGCGCCTCAAAAAAATACTATATCCAAAACAGCACACCAGCAACATTGATGACAGAAGCCTGTAGCGCCATCAAGCCACCGACAACAATACTAGACCTATGCGCAGCACCAGGAGGGAAGGCTTTGCTGGCACACGATATCTTCCCAGAAGCAAAACTCTTCCTCAACGATGTCTCCGAAACAAAAATCGCGTTGATAAAAGAAAACCTAAAGAAATATAACGTCGATGCTACAACGACA encodes:
- a CDS encoding methyltransferase domain-containing protein, which codes for MIRKKHHSIKPSSARQAAFVAILASWNEEAFVSDTLKRWKEDAKPAYKDFRLAQEIAAGTTRMRLALDAIARTLSKKISLKRPGKALLYMAIYQHHYMDRIPLYAIADETIAIAKKICYKNDVAFINAMMRKLETSKKTLPEGDSAEAISVRYSYPQYFVEKLITSYGIEKAKDILTAGNTTPTTMVRLRGDAPAIKAMTLITEKPCRMARIDDGSIITGISASKKYYIQNSTPATLMTEACSAIKPPTTILDLCAAPGGKALLAHDIFPEAKLFLNDVSETKIALIKENLKKYNVDATTTMSSGETLTTEERFDLIIIDAPCTNSGTLARRAEARWRITEKNVAELTALQMKLIENAKKLLAPHGTIAYMTCSILKDENENIIEKARKKNGLKKQGYIKTILPSNDGADGGFVTNFSL